A window from Populus trichocarpa isolate Nisqually-1 chromosome 3, P.trichocarpa_v4.1, whole genome shotgun sequence encodes these proteins:
- the LOC7461338 gene encoding nuclear pore complex protein NUP214 isoform X4 has product MGFGKEGETKTEFEEEKEGDHVESSDYYFDKIGKPIPILSDQTVSPFPLQNPPLPSRPLALSQSRSLIFLAHPSGFLVARTKDVMDAAMDIKEKGSSSSSSIQHVSLVDVPIGKVHILTLSTDSSTLAVSVAAHIHFFHVHSLLDKEQKPSFSCSLSEPSSSTVKDIQWRRRPDNSYLVLSNQGKLYHGALAAVTHTLKHITDNVDAVEWSLKGKYIAVARGSLISILSSNFKERFSISLPFRSWIADSDDNCTVKVDSIRWVRHDSIIVGCFQQTADGKEENYFLQVISRKDGKIYDSSSKPVVLSFYDLFSGLVDDIVPYGSGPYLSLDYLEQCGLAITANKKNTDQHIVLLGWSVEDEMSETAVIDIERDTWLPRIELQENGDDNLIMGLCVDRVSLYGKVKVEVGVEEQKELSPYCVLMCVTLEGKLVMFQVASATGANIQPEVDSSLEDEEEDIALEPEGCDQSNLSSGLHEETLEEISLGLQPQHASNKELQLNKDGGIPTQKDLVPSVKNEIPEKLEIKSLSVQQSAKLGQSSLKASFPEIPREVGSNALPGVPSQSWASGKVTLSASTLIQGNRPDYNNVQVGAANVPSDLGSKSFCMKDTAGQSTSFNASVRPALDGEQRGSIVSGTIESLPAFRSSQLSSHENFASARSPNHRLKYSKDNYKTSSLRSSEPNLSKQFGNIKELAKELDTLLECIEEKGGFRDACTVFLRGSVEALEEGMGTLSENCRMWKSVMDERLGEIHHLLDKTVQVLARKIYVDGIVKQASDSQYLELWNRQKLSSELELKRRCILKLNQELTNQLIQLERHFNTLELQSFGGNAGFHTDRRTLQIRYMPSRQLQSLHSLQNTMSSQLAAAEQLSECLSKQMSMLSIESPVRQKNVKKELFETIGIPYDASFSSPDATKVGDTTSLKKLLLSSGSAATKGKSRRHQSSAMKSSDSETSRRRRDSLDQSWASFEPTKTTVKRVLLQENQKKNVNKSFLLKDRQIFSSGLGDISTVHQEDQTSRSFLHPLESKAGLHYGSPKQTFEKKPTVPFKWATDPPMSSQPLGLRSPILQNNNVAMVSVSSSLVSLPGGEIRSREAYNMTADKSKTDSTVPPMQTPSFPKKPNEIPVSTTSSVLAKSAMQSVRPGPADTKSSFFESPNKNYEPPHSLLGASSVAPTQPGKVPEINFATSKSQPSEKVSSSPSAFIPHAVSSSLMSNISPNISSSISARMSSAAMSPSTSLTSSKVTTGSNQTVTSTSLSSVSVSPVFSSGSLSFQVPRTELPSHAPPLTSEVSPELQPPLGKTLPSSNPGPSCLTSESLETDIQPLMEKPARNVNPTPTPSVSESLKTEPQPPAGKNPPSVTPTTPTPSASESPKTEVPHPTGEVSSKSDVDVPATAPHPNPTTFGLKLEPSASSVLTTGLSTGFAPVTQPSLNHSGSTASKVALNSQPQQPSSHNVPFGAPIPTSDSVSGKNESLDVAVTEEVEMEEEAPEASCTNELNLGNLGGFGIGSTPIPTAPRANPFGSPFGSTGSNVASSSLTMTVPSGELFRPASFNFQSPQPSQKPPPTNMGAFSGGFGTGAVAQAPAQSQFGQPAHIGSGQQALGSVLGTFGQSRQFGTGLPGSGFAPTSGFGGGLAASSSTGGFASAATAGGFAGAASTGGGFAALASSGAGFAGVAAGGGFGSVASGVGFGGVASGGSGIAGVASGGGGFAAAASSAGGFAAAPASGSGFGTSGSGFGAFGSQQGTGGFSGFPGNAGGSQQGIGGFSAFSGNPAGTGKPAELFTQMRK; this is encoded by the exons atgggtTTTGGAAAAGAGggagaaacaaaaacagaattcgaagaagagaaagaaggagaTCATGTTGAAAGCAGCGATTACTACTTCGATAAGATTGGGAAACCCATTCCCATCCTCTCTGATCAAACTGTTTCCCCTTTCCCTTTGCAAAACCCTCCTCTTCCCTCTCGCCCCCTCGCCCTCTCCCAATCCCGCAGTCTCATCTTCCTCGCCCATCCCTCCG ggtttctcGTTGCGAGGACTAAAGATGTCATGGATGCCGCTATGGATATTAAGGAAAAAGGAAGCTCTTCTTCTTCGTCCATTCAACATGTCAGTCTTGTGGATGTCCCTATTGGGAAAGTTCACATTTTGACACTCTCTACTGACTCCTCTACTCTTGCTGTTTCTGTTGCTGCTCATATTCATTTCTTCCATGTCCATTCCCTTCTCGATAag gagcAAAAACCGTCCTTCTCTTGCTCGCTGAGTGAACCATCATCATCTACTGTCAAGGACATTCAATGGAGAAGGAGACCGGACAATTCTTACCTTGTTCTTTCAAATCAGGGGAAGCTATATCATGGTGCTCTTGCTGCCGTCACCCATACTCTTAAACACATAACGGACAATGTTGATGCTG TTGAATGGAGtctaaaaggaaaatatattgcTGTCGCAAGAGGGAGTCTTATCAGCATTTTGTCCTCAAATTTCAAGGAAAGGTTCAGTATATCCCTCCCATTCAGGTCATGGATTGCTGATAGTGATGATAACTGCACTGTCAAAG TGGACTCTATCAGATGGGTACGTCATGATAGTATCATTGTAGGATGCTTTCAGCAAACTGCAGATGGAAAGGAAGAAAATTACTTTCTTCAAGTAATCAGCAGAAAAGATGGCAAGATTTATGAT AGTTCTTCCAAGCCAGTCGTGCTATCATTCTATGATCTATTTTCGGGTCTTGTTGACGATATTGTGCCCTATGGAAGTGGACCTTATTTATCCCTGGACTATTTAGAACAATG TGGGCTTGCAATTACAGCTAACAAGAAGAACACAGATCAGCACATTGTGTTGCTTGGTTGGTCAGTGGAGGATGAGATGAGTGAAACTGCAGTTATTGACATTGAACGAGATACTTGGCTCCCTAGGATTGAGCTTCAAG AAAACGGAGATGATAATTTGATCATGGGGCTCTGCGTTGACAGGGTTTCCCTCTATGGAAAAGTAAAAGTTGAAGTGGGGGTTGAAGAACAGAAAGAACTTTCACCCTACTGTGTTCTAATGTGTGTTACTCTTGAGGGAAAGCTTGTCATGTTCCAGGTTGCAAG TGCCACAGGAGCTAATATTCAACCAGAAGTTGATTCTTCCCTTGAGGATGAGGAAGAGGATATTGCTTTGGAACCTGAAGGGTGTGATCAGTCTAACCTTTCTTCTGGGTTGCATGAAGAAACATTGGAAGAGATATCTCTAGGTCTTCAACCACAACATGCGAGCAACAAGGAACTACAGCTCAATAAAGATGGTGGAATTCCTACACAGAAGGACCTTGTTCCTTCTGTCAAGAATGAGATTCCTGAAAAACTGGAAATAAAATCACTTTCTGTACAACAAAGTGCGAAATTAGGGCAGTCATCTTTGAAGGCCTCATTCCCAGAGATACCTAGGGAAGTTGGATCAAATGCTTTACCAGGTGTCCCATCTCAGTCATGGGCAAGTGGAAAAGTTACATTATCAGCTTCAACTTTGATTCAAGGAAATAGACCCGATTATAATAATGTTCAAGTTGGTGCTGCAAATGTTCCTAGTGACCTTGGCAGTAAATCTTTTTGCATGAAGGATACTGCTGGTCAATCAACTTCTTTCAATGCTTCTGTTAGACCAGCTCTTGACGGGGAACAAAGAGGTTCGATTGTGTCAGGGACAATTGAATCATTGCCTGCCTTTCGAAGCTCACAGTTGTCATCTCACGAAAATTTTGCTTCAGCCAGGTCTCCAAACCACAGACTCAAGTATTCAAAAGACAACTACAAAACTTCATCCCTGAGGAGTTCGGAGCCAAacttatcaaaacaatttggtaAT ATTAAAGAGCTAGCCAAAGAGTTGGATACACTTCTGGAATGCATTGAAGAAAAAGGTGGTTTCAGGGATGCCTGCACTGTATTTCTGAGAGGCTCAGTTGAAGCTTTGGAGGAGGGCATGGGAACTCTCTCTGAAAATTGCAGAATGTGGAAG AGCGTGATGGATGAGCGGCTTGGAGAGATCCATCATCTTCTAGATAAAACTGTGCAAG TTTTGGCAAGGAAAATATATGTAGACGGTATTGTCAAGCAAGCTTCTGATAGCCAATATTTGGAACTCTGGAATCGCCAAAAGTTGAGCTCTGAACTTGAGTTGAAGCGGCGGTGTATACTAAAACTAAATCAG GAGTTGACTAATCAGTTGATTCAATTGGAGAGACACTTCAATACCCTTGAACTTCAAAGTTTTGGTGGAAATGCTGGATTTCACACAGATCGGAGAACTTTGCAGATTAGATATATGCCTTCAAG ACAACTTCAGTCCTTGCATAGTTTACAAAACACAATGAGTTCACAGTTAGCAGCTGCTGAACAACTTTCTGAATGTCTCTCAAAACAAATGTCCATGCTGAGTATAGAGTCACCTGTAAGACAAAAGAATGTCAAGAAGGAACTTTTTGAAACAATTGGAATCCCGTATGATGCCTCTTTTAGCTCACCAGATGCAACGAAAGTTGGTGATACCACTTCATTGAAGAAACTTTTACTTTCTTCGGGTTCTGCTGCCACTAAAGGTAAGTCTAGGAGACACCAATCAAGTGCTATGAAAAGTTCTGATTCAGAAACTTCAAGGAGAAGGAGGGACTCACTTGATCAG AGCTGGGCTAGTTTTGAGCCTACGAAAACAACTGTAAAAAGGGTGCTTTTGCAAgaaaatcagaagaaaaatGTGAATAAATCATTCTTGTTGAAGGATAGGCAAATTTTTAGTTCTGGCTTGGGGGACATATCCACAGTTCACCAAGAAGACCAGACATCCCGTTCTTTCTTGCACCCATTGGAAAGCAAAG CAGGCCTTCATTATGGATCCCCTAAACAAACGTTTGAGAAAAAACCAACCGTTCCATTTAAATGGGCTACTGATCCTCCAATGTCATCACAGCCTCTGGGCTTGCGTTCTCCTATACTGCAAAATAACAATGTAGCGATGGTATCAGTTTCGTCATCACTGGTATCACTGCCAGGAGGAGAAATACGTAGCAGGGAAGCCTACAATATGACTGCAGATAAATCTAAGA caGACTCTACCGTGCCACCAATGCAGACACCTTCGTTTCCAAAGAAACCAAATGAGATTCCTGTTTCAACTACCAGTAGCGTGCTTGCAAAGTCAGCAATGCAAAGTGTGAGGCCTGGACCAGCAGACACCAAAAGTTCATTTTTTGAATCTCCCAATAAAAATTATGAGCCTCCGCACTCTTTGTTAGGTGCCTCTTCTGTGGCTCCCACCCAACCTGGAAAAGTTCCTGAGATCAATTTTGCTACTAGCAAAAGCCAGCCTAGTGAAAAAGTTTCATCTTCTCCATCAGCCTTCATACCGCATGCAGTTTCATCATCTCTGATGTCCAATATATCACCAAACATCTCATCATCAATATCTGCACGGATGTCGTCAGCTGCAATGTCACCGAGCACATCTTTAACCAGTTCTAAGGTCACCACCGGCTCTAATCAAACAGTTACTTCGACATCATTGTCATCAGTTTCTGTCTCACCTGTTTTTTCTTCCGGTTCATTGTCTTTTCAGGTCCCCAGGACAGAGCTACCATCACATGCTCCACCTCTAACTTCAGAGGTTTCTCCAGAGCTGCAACCCCCTCTAGGGAAAACTCTGCCTTCTAGCAATCCAGGTCCTTCATGTTTGACATCAGAATCCCTTGAAACAGATATTCAGCCTCTTATGGAAAAACCTGCACGTAATGTAAACCCCACTCCTACACCTTCAGTGTCAGAATCACTTAAAACAGAGCCCCAACCTCCTGCTGGAAAAAATCCACCTTCTGTCACTCCAACGACCCCTACCCCTTCAGCATCAGAGTCCCCCAAAACAGAGGTTCCACATCCTACGGGTGAAGTAAGTTCAAAATCAGATGTGGATGTTCCTGCAACTGCTCCACACCCTAACCCTACTACATTTGGTTTGAAGCTTGAACCTTCAGCATCATCTGTCCTTACTACAGGACTATCAACTGGATTTGCACCAGTAACCCAGCCCAGCTTGAATCACTCTGGAAGTACTGCATCTAAGGTGGCTCTGAATTCTCAACCTCAACAGCCATCTTCTCATAATGTTCCTTTTGGAGCACCAATCCCGACTTCTGATAGCGTTAGTGGAAAGAATGAAAGTTTGGATGTTGCAGTTACAGAAGAGGTTGAAATGGAGGAGGAGGCTCCTGAGGCTAGCTGCACAAATGAACTTAATTTGGGAAATCTTGGAGGTTTTGGGATTGGTTCAACCCCTATCCCAACTGCTCCTAGAGCAAATCCATTTGGCAGTCCATTTGGTAGCACGGGATCAAATGTAGCAAGCTCTTCGTTGACCATGACTGTACCTAGTGGAGAGCTCTTTCGACCTGCCTCTTTCAACTTTCAATCTCCTCAGCCATCCCAAAAGCCTCCACCAACAAATATGGGTGCTTTCTCTGGTGGCTTTGGCACAGGAGCAGTTGCTCAAGCTCCTGCTCAAAGTCAGTTTGGCCAGCCAGCACATATTGGATCAGGACAGCAAGCACTGGGATCAGTTCTTGGGACTTTTGGGCAGTCGAGACAGTTTGGAACTGGTTTACCTGGAAGTGGTTTCGCTCCTACCAGTGGTTTTGGTGGTGGCCTTGCTGCTAGTAGTTCAACAGGTGGCTTTGCAAGTGCTGCAACTGCTGGCGGGTTTGCTGGTGCTGCTTCTACTGGTGGTGGATTTGCTGCTTTGGCCTCATCTGGTGCAGGATTTGCTGGTGTGGCTGCTGGGGGTGGGTTTGGTAGTGTAGCTTCTGGTGTTGGGTTTGGTGGAGTGGCTTCTGGTGGCAGTGGCATTGCTGGTGTGGCTTCAGGTGGAGGTGGATTTGCCGCAGCAGCCTCGAGTGCTGGTGGTTTCGCAGCAGCGCCTGCATCTGGTAGTGGATTTGGTACATCAG GTAGTGGATTTGGGGCTTTTGGCAGCCAACAAGGTACTGGAGGATTCTCAGGTTTTCCTGGTAATGCAGGAGGCAGCCAACAAGGAATTGGTGGATTCTCTGCTTTCAGTGGTAATCCAGCAGGAACTGGAAAACCTGCGGAATTATTTACACAGATGAGAAAATAG
- the LOC7461338 gene encoding nuclear pore complex protein NUP214 isoform X7, with the protein MSETAVIDIERDTWLPRIELQENGDDNLIMGLCVDRVSLYGKVKVEVGVEEQKELSPYCVLMCVTLEGKLVMFQVASATGANIQPEVDSSLEDEEEDIALEPEGCDQSNLSSGLHEETLEEISLGLQPQHASNKELQLNKDGGIPTQKDLVPSVKNEIPEKLEIKSLSVQQSAKLGQSSLKASFPEIPREVGSNALPGVPSQSWASGKVTLSASTLIQGNRPDYNNVQVGAANVPSDLGSKSFCMKDTAGQSTSFNASVRPALDGEQRGSIVSGTIESLPAFRSSQLSSHENFASARSPNHRLKYSKDNYKTSSLRSSEPNLSKQFGNIKELAKELDTLLECIEEKGGFRDACTVFLRGSVEALEEGMGTLSENCRMWKSVMDERLGEIHHLLDKTVQVLARKIYVDGIVKQASDSQYLELWNRQKLSSELELKRRCILKLNQELTNQLIQLERHFNTLELQSFGGNAGFHTDRRTLQIRYMPSRQLQSLHSLQNTMSSQLAAAEQLSECLSKQMSMLSIESPVRQKNVKKELFETIGIPYDASFSSPDATKVGDTTSLKKLLLSSGSAATKGKSRRHQSSAMKSSDSETSRRRRDSLDQSWASFEPTKTTVKRVLLQENQKKNVNKSFLLKDRQIFSSGLGDISTVHQEDQTSRSFLHPLESKAGLHYGSPKQTFEKKPTVPFKWATDPPMSSQPLGLRSPILQNNNVAMVSVSSSLVSLPGGEIRSREAYNMTADKSKSMFSQIEKPDSVSTNETRHIQQTETRINKNSADSTVPPMQTPSFPKKPNEIPVSTTSSVLAKSAMQSVRPGPADTKSSFFESPNKNYEPPHSLLGASSVAPTQPGKVPEINFATSKSQPSEKVSSSPSAFIPHAVSSSLMSNISPNISSSISARMSSAAMSPSTSLTSSKVTTGSNQTVTSTSLSSVSVSPVFSSGSLSFQVPRTELPSHAPPLTSEVSPELQPPLGKTLPSSNPGPSCLTSESLETDIQPLMEKPARNVNPTPTPSVSESLKTEPQPPAGKNPPSVTPTTPTPSASESPKTEVPHPTGEVSSKSDVDVPATAPHPNPTTFGLKLEPSASSVLTTGLSTGFAPVTQPSLNHSGSTASKVALNSQPQQPSSHNVPFGAPIPTSDSVSGKNESLDVAVTEEVEMEEEAPEASCTNELNLGNLGGFGIGSTPIPTAPRANPFGSPFGSTGSNVASSSLTMTVPSGELFRPASFNFQSPQPSQKPPPTNMGAFSGGFGTGAVAQAPAQSQFGQPAHIGSGQQALGSVLGTFGQSRQFGTGLPGSGFAPTSGFGGGLAASSSTGGFASAATAGGFAGAASTGGGFAALASSGAGFAGVAAGGGFGSVASGVGFGGVASGGSGIAGVASGGGGFAAAASSAGGFAAAPASGSGFGTSGSGFGAFGSQQGTGGFSGFPGNAGGSQQGIGGFSAFSGNPAGTGKPAELFTQMRK; encoded by the exons ATGAGTGAAACTGCAGTTATTGACATTGAACGAGATACTTGGCTCCCTAGGATTGAGCTTCAAG AAAACGGAGATGATAATTTGATCATGGGGCTCTGCGTTGACAGGGTTTCCCTCTATGGAAAAGTAAAAGTTGAAGTGGGGGTTGAAGAACAGAAAGAACTTTCACCCTACTGTGTTCTAATGTGTGTTACTCTTGAGGGAAAGCTTGTCATGTTCCAGGTTGCAAG TGCCACAGGAGCTAATATTCAACCAGAAGTTGATTCTTCCCTTGAGGATGAGGAAGAGGATATTGCTTTGGAACCTGAAGGGTGTGATCAGTCTAACCTTTCTTCTGGGTTGCATGAAGAAACATTGGAAGAGATATCTCTAGGTCTTCAACCACAACATGCGAGCAACAAGGAACTACAGCTCAATAAAGATGGTGGAATTCCTACACAGAAGGACCTTGTTCCTTCTGTCAAGAATGAGATTCCTGAAAAACTGGAAATAAAATCACTTTCTGTACAACAAAGTGCGAAATTAGGGCAGTCATCTTTGAAGGCCTCATTCCCAGAGATACCTAGGGAAGTTGGATCAAATGCTTTACCAGGTGTCCCATCTCAGTCATGGGCAAGTGGAAAAGTTACATTATCAGCTTCAACTTTGATTCAAGGAAATAGACCCGATTATAATAATGTTCAAGTTGGTGCTGCAAATGTTCCTAGTGACCTTGGCAGTAAATCTTTTTGCATGAAGGATACTGCTGGTCAATCAACTTCTTTCAATGCTTCTGTTAGACCAGCTCTTGACGGGGAACAAAGAGGTTCGATTGTGTCAGGGACAATTGAATCATTGCCTGCCTTTCGAAGCTCACAGTTGTCATCTCACGAAAATTTTGCTTCAGCCAGGTCTCCAAACCACAGACTCAAGTATTCAAAAGACAACTACAAAACTTCATCCCTGAGGAGTTCGGAGCCAAacttatcaaaacaatttggtaAT ATTAAAGAGCTAGCCAAAGAGTTGGATACACTTCTGGAATGCATTGAAGAAAAAGGTGGTTTCAGGGATGCCTGCACTGTATTTCTGAGAGGCTCAGTTGAAGCTTTGGAGGAGGGCATGGGAACTCTCTCTGAAAATTGCAGAATGTGGAAG AGCGTGATGGATGAGCGGCTTGGAGAGATCCATCATCTTCTAGATAAAACTGTGCAAG TTTTGGCAAGGAAAATATATGTAGACGGTATTGTCAAGCAAGCTTCTGATAGCCAATATTTGGAACTCTGGAATCGCCAAAAGTTGAGCTCTGAACTTGAGTTGAAGCGGCGGTGTATACTAAAACTAAATCAG GAGTTGACTAATCAGTTGATTCAATTGGAGAGACACTTCAATACCCTTGAACTTCAAAGTTTTGGTGGAAATGCTGGATTTCACACAGATCGGAGAACTTTGCAGATTAGATATATGCCTTCAAG ACAACTTCAGTCCTTGCATAGTTTACAAAACACAATGAGTTCACAGTTAGCAGCTGCTGAACAACTTTCTGAATGTCTCTCAAAACAAATGTCCATGCTGAGTATAGAGTCACCTGTAAGACAAAAGAATGTCAAGAAGGAACTTTTTGAAACAATTGGAATCCCGTATGATGCCTCTTTTAGCTCACCAGATGCAACGAAAGTTGGTGATACCACTTCATTGAAGAAACTTTTACTTTCTTCGGGTTCTGCTGCCACTAAAGGTAAGTCTAGGAGACACCAATCAAGTGCTATGAAAAGTTCTGATTCAGAAACTTCAAGGAGAAGGAGGGACTCACTTGATCAG AGCTGGGCTAGTTTTGAGCCTACGAAAACAACTGTAAAAAGGGTGCTTTTGCAAgaaaatcagaagaaaaatGTGAATAAATCATTCTTGTTGAAGGATAGGCAAATTTTTAGTTCTGGCTTGGGGGACATATCCACAGTTCACCAAGAAGACCAGACATCCCGTTCTTTCTTGCACCCATTGGAAAGCAAAG CAGGCCTTCATTATGGATCCCCTAAACAAACGTTTGAGAAAAAACCAACCGTTCCATTTAAATGGGCTACTGATCCTCCAATGTCATCACAGCCTCTGGGCTTGCGTTCTCCTATACTGCAAAATAACAATGTAGCGATGGTATCAGTTTCGTCATCACTGGTATCACTGCCAGGAGGAGAAATACGTAGCAGGGAAGCCTACAATATGACTGCAGATAAATCTAAGAGTATGTTTTCTCAAATTGAGAAGCCTGATTCTGTTTCCACCAATGAGACCAGACATATTCAGCAAACTGAAACtaggataaataaaaattcagcaGACTCTACCGTGCCACCAATGCAGACACCTTCGTTTCCAAAGAAACCAAATGAGATTCCTGTTTCAACTACCAGTAGCGTGCTTGCAAAGTCAGCAATGCAAAGTGTGAGGCCTGGACCAGCAGACACCAAAAGTTCATTTTTTGAATCTCCCAATAAAAATTATGAGCCTCCGCACTCTTTGTTAGGTGCCTCTTCTGTGGCTCCCACCCAACCTGGAAAAGTTCCTGAGATCAATTTTGCTACTAGCAAAAGCCAGCCTAGTGAAAAAGTTTCATCTTCTCCATCAGCCTTCATACCGCATGCAGTTTCATCATCTCTGATGTCCAATATATCACCAAACATCTCATCATCAATATCTGCACGGATGTCGTCAGCTGCAATGTCACCGAGCACATCTTTAACCAGTTCTAAGGTCACCACCGGCTCTAATCAAACAGTTACTTCGACATCATTGTCATCAGTTTCTGTCTCACCTGTTTTTTCTTCCGGTTCATTGTCTTTTCAGGTCCCCAGGACAGAGCTACCATCACATGCTCCACCTCTAACTTCAGAGGTTTCTCCAGAGCTGCAACCCCCTCTAGGGAAAACTCTGCCTTCTAGCAATCCAGGTCCTTCATGTTTGACATCAGAATCCCTTGAAACAGATATTCAGCCTCTTATGGAAAAACCTGCACGTAATGTAAACCCCACTCCTACACCTTCAGTGTCAGAATCACTTAAAACAGAGCCCCAACCTCCTGCTGGAAAAAATCCACCTTCTGTCACTCCAACGACCCCTACCCCTTCAGCATCAGAGTCCCCCAAAACAGAGGTTCCACATCCTACGGGTGAAGTAAGTTCAAAATCAGATGTGGATGTTCCTGCAACTGCTCCACACCCTAACCCTACTACATTTGGTTTGAAGCTTGAACCTTCAGCATCATCTGTCCTTACTACAGGACTATCAACTGGATTTGCACCAGTAACCCAGCCCAGCTTGAATCACTCTGGAAGTACTGCATCTAAGGTGGCTCTGAATTCTCAACCTCAACAGCCATCTTCTCATAATGTTCCTTTTGGAGCACCAATCCCGACTTCTGATAGCGTTAGTGGAAAGAATGAAAGTTTGGATGTTGCAGTTACAGAAGAGGTTGAAATGGAGGAGGAGGCTCCTGAGGCTAGCTGCACAAATGAACTTAATTTGGGAAATCTTGGAGGTTTTGGGATTGGTTCAACCCCTATCCCAACTGCTCCTAGAGCAAATCCATTTGGCAGTCCATTTGGTAGCACGGGATCAAATGTAGCAAGCTCTTCGTTGACCATGACTGTACCTAGTGGAGAGCTCTTTCGACCTGCCTCTTTCAACTTTCAATCTCCTCAGCCATCCCAAAAGCCTCCACCAACAAATATGGGTGCTTTCTCTGGTGGCTTTGGCACAGGAGCAGTTGCTCAAGCTCCTGCTCAAAGTCAGTTTGGCCAGCCAGCACATATTGGATCAGGACAGCAAGCACTGGGATCAGTTCTTGGGACTTTTGGGCAGTCGAGACAGTTTGGAACTGGTTTACCTGGAAGTGGTTTCGCTCCTACCAGTGGTTTTGGTGGTGGCCTTGCTGCTAGTAGTTCAACAGGTGGCTTTGCAAGTGCTGCAACTGCTGGCGGGTTTGCTGGTGCTGCTTCTACTGGTGGTGGATTTGCTGCTTTGGCCTCATCTGGTGCAGGATTTGCTGGTGTGGCTGCTGGGGGTGGGTTTGGTAGTGTAGCTTCTGGTGTTGGGTTTGGTGGAGTGGCTTCTGGTGGCAGTGGCATTGCTGGTGTGGCTTCAGGTGGAGGTGGATTTGCCGCAGCAGCCTCGAGTGCTGGTGGTTTCGCAGCAGCGCCTGCATCTGGTAGTGGATTTGGTACATCAG GTAGTGGATTTGGGGCTTTTGGCAGCCAACAAGGTACTGGAGGATTCTCAGGTTTTCCTGGTAATGCAGGAGGCAGCCAACAAGGAATTGGTGGATTCTCTGCTTTCAGTGGTAATCCAGCAGGAACTGGAAAACCTGCGGAATTATTTACACAGATGAGAAAATAG